The genome window GCCTGCCTTGTGGCATAAATTTCATTTCTTAACGTGTAAAGGTTATGTATAGCGATCTTTTCTTCCCTCTCGCCCTTATCTAAAGATTTTAATTCGTTGATGGTGTGAGTTGAGCATACTGGACATGAACACTCTAGATGGAATAAATCTTCGAGTCTCACCGTACCACGATTCGTCATATAACGATCATCTCTAGCGTATAGGATATAAGATGCTGAATCGAAGAGATCACAACCCAATGCGACTGCTAAAGGTATGGTTAAGGGATGGCCCGCACCGAAGAGGTGCAGTGGTTTATTTAAGGGTAGATTCTGCTTCGTGGTGATGATCATCTTCATAAGTAATTTAAAGTCATAATTCTCCATGATCTTTGTAGGGCTTCCGAGGGCGTATATATCGAAGTTTAAACGGGCCATCTCTCGAGCCGAAGTTTTAAGGAGTGAGAGATACTTGCCACCCTGTACAGGGCCCACCCATAAAGCCCTCCTCTCTTTAATCTCAAGGGTCTGTTTCGATGCCATGATAGTGGCCTTAATGGTCTCTTCAGCGTACTGCTTCGAAACATCTAGGCCAGTAGGCTTATCAAGTACTACAGCTATATCAGAGCCTATCGCCTCTTGAAACCTCGCCATCTCTAACGGTGTAGTATCGAGCTCACCATACTCTAACACTTGATAACCTCCAGAGTCTGTAGCGATAATACCATCAAAGTTCACAATGGCATGTATACCTCTCTTCTCAGCCTCCTCTCCATAATGCTTCATCGTTATGTATGCGTTGGTCATGATCGCTTCAAATCCGATCTTCTTTAATTCGGATGGAGGGATGATCTGTTTTACAGGGTGTATTACAGGCAGTATCGCAGGGGTATTTATAGAGCCTCTTGCCATCTTTAGCCTGCCTATCCTTCCAGCCAGATCGGTAGCGCGAACCTCGAACAAACTCCTCCTTAAAATTCTACAGATTTAGTTTATGTATCTATCTTTCTATCTAACATCTTCACTATCTTCTTTTCTTCTTTCTTCTTTCTTTTTATTTCCAAGCAGGTGGAGTATAGATCGTTCCTCTCTTATTAAAAAGGGAGCATTGAGTTAGAGATGATGAAGATAATGAAGATAATGAAGATGATGTAATCTATGAAAAGTTTGGAATGAGGTTCATGCACATTGCCGAATATTAAATGAATTTATGTGACCTTGCTGCCTGCAGAGATCTGTTTATCGGGCTCGATTACAGAAATCGTCTGACCATCGACCGCAGCTAACAACATCACTTCAGAATTTAACCCAAAGACCCTCCTTGGCTTTAAATTCGTAACGACTACCACGAGTTTGGACTTTAAATCCTCTGGTTTATACTGCTCACCAATCCCCGCTACCGATTGTTTGATCTCTCCGCCCAGATCGATTTTGAGCAATATAAGCCTCTTCGCGCCGGGGACCATCTCTGCCTCTACAATCTTTCCAATCCTTAAATCGATCTTCGAGAATTCTTCAAACGATACCGTTTCGATCCTATCTCCCTCCCGATCTTTCCCCCATACTCCTTATTTCATTCAGCCTATTAATGATTTCCTCTTTCTTTATCTTGGTGAATAGGGGTTTGAAGTCTACAATCTTCACAGGGAATGAAAAGTCCGATACTGCATCCGACCATTTTGGTATGTGATCCTTAACCTCCAAATTTAAGAATTGTAAGATCTTGATACTCGTGTTGGGCATGATCGGATAGAGCTCTACACCTAGGGCCTTCACGATCCTTGCAGCGATGTAGAGGGCAGCTTCACCAGCCTTTCTATCGGTTTGAAAGAGCCTCCAAGGCTCCGTCGCATTTAAGTATCTGTTACCTTCTTCAGCTTGTGAAAGTGTGAGCTTTACTGCCTTCTGAATTTCGAACGATTCGTAAGATTGGGTGATCTTATTATGTGTTTCACAGATGGTTTCGATCTCTTTCTTACCTTCCTCACCGATTTCAGGTCTATAAGGAATCTCTCCATTCATGAAGCGTTTTATCGCCGATAATGTCCTCTGTACAAAATTCCCGATCTTATCGTTAAGTTCACTATTCACCTTCTCCTCCAAAAGGTCGTATGTAAAGTTCACATCACCACTCTCCGGCCTGATCGATAGTAGTGTGTAGCGCCAGTAATCGGCGGGTAAAAGCTCCAACGCTTCATCGATCCATATTCCAATCCTTTTACTCTTTGAAAATTTCTTCCCTTCAAACTGTAAGAATTCTGTGGAGCTTATCACCGTTGGTAGTGTGTAATTCTGCTTCGAGGCCAGTAAAAGTCCGGTGAAGATGACGGAGTGGAATGGGATATTATCCTTTCCTATGAAGAAGGCGGTCTTCGTATCGGGATCGAGCCAATAATCCTTCCACCTCTCCTCCTCGCCACGATTCTTAAAGTATTCGATAACGGCTGATACATATCCTAGTACAGCCTCCATCCACACGTAGATCGTCTTACCCTCAGCACCTTCGAATGGTGCCGGTATGCCCCATGAAGTGTCACGTGTAATCGATCTTGGCTTTAAACCCTCCTCGATCCAGCTGAGGCTGAATCTCACAACATTCTCCGAGAGATACTTATTATTGAGGATGTAATGCTTTATCTGATCACTTAACTTAGGTAGATCGAAGAACCATTGCTTGGTTTTTCTTATCTCTGTAGGGCCATGGCATATCGTACAGTATGGATTTATGAGAAGCTCCGCTTCTAAAGGCTTACCACAACTCTCACACTGATCACCTCTAGCTCCGATTGCGTGGCAATAAGGACACGTACCTTCTACAAATCTATCTGGTAGGAACTTTTTATCATTCGGGCAATAATGGATATATTCATCCTTCGTAAAGATGTAGCCATTCTCATAAATCCTTCTGTAGTGATCCTGTACAAATTTTATATGAACGGGACTTTCAGTCCTCGTGTAGTTATCGAATGAAATATCCCACCTCTTAAAGAGCTCGCTGATCAATCTATGGTTCCTATCTGCGAATTCTCTTACTGGGATGTTTCTCCTTAAGGCTTCTATCTCTACAGGCGTCCCATGCTCATCCGAGCCAGATACCATGATCACTGAGTGGCCATTCATCCTCAAGAACCTCGCTATGACATCGGCAGATAGTACAGAGCCGATCAGATTCCCTAAGTGAGGCACATCTGACGAATATGGCCACGCCGATGTTACGACCCACTTTGCCAACTTACTCTAAACCTTTACGTACTCTACTGATTACTGATTAATATGTACAACGCTCTTAATTATTTAAATTTCAAATTTCAACCGATCTAATTTCGAATTCGCTTCAGATGAGTTGACTTTAGACGGCCCACGATTGGGCATACTCGATCTGCTCATCGGTCAATCGATCGATCCTTATACCCATGACCTCCAGAGTAGTCTGGGCTACTTCACGGTCTATCTCCATCGGCACATTATGGACCTTTCTCTCCAACTTCCCTTCATTATCTATGAGGTATACGACGGACATCAATTGATTAGAGAATGAAAGTGACATTACTTCCGGTGGGTGGCCCTCCGCCGCTACAAGGTTCGCAATCCTACCTTGACCGATCAAATAGACCTTTTTACCATCCTTCAATCGATACTCTTCCACATACTTTCTTACTTCGCCCTTATTCTCAGCGAACTTCCTTAAGTTGGCCACATCGATCTCAACATCGAAGTGCCCTGCATTCGCTAATATCGCCCCATCCTTCATCCTTTCGATATGCTCCATCCTAATCACTCTCGTCTGGCCGGTAGCCGTTATGAATATATCCCCTTCCTCCGCAGCCTCCATCAGGGGCTTGACTTCGAACCCATCCATCCTCGCCTCCAAAGCCTTCAATGGGTCGACTTCACACACGATTACGATAGCGCCCAGACCTCTGGCCCTCATCGCTATACCCTTGCCCACCCATCCATAACCACATACCACGACCTTCTTACCAGCGATCAGAAGGCTCGTAGCTCTTAATATACCATCGAATGTGCTCTGCCCAGTACCGTATCTGTTATCGAAGAGAAACTTTGTATAGGCGTTATTCACCGCTATAACTGGATACCTTAACCTTTGGGCTTTCTCTAAGGCTCTTAATCTAATCACACCCGTGGTAGTTTCTTCGGTACCACCGATCAAATTTAGGTTCGCAAATTCACCTTCTTCATGTATCATAACGTGGGCATCTGAACCATCATCCATCACTATATCCGGTTTGGCCCTTAGGATCGTGCGAATACAATCGAAGTACTCATCTATACTCTCACCCCTCCATGCGAATACATTCACGCCCTGTGAGACAAGGTAGGCTGCGATGTCATCCTGTGTAGATAATGGATTTGCCGCTGCCGAATATACATCAGCACCGAGCTTCTTCAGACCCATGATAAGGACGGAGGTCTCTTTCGTTACATGGAGGCAAGTGGCTATACATCTATTCTCTAGAGGCCTTTTATGTGATAACTTTTCGATGATCTTTACCAAAGTGGGCATATTGCTGTATGCCCACTTATAAGACTTCTCACCCTGTAGGTAAAGCGATGGGTCTGCTATGCGGCTCTGCAAATAGACACACCAAACTTCAAATATTCATCCATTTACTAACCTACCGCATCCTTTAAAGCTTCCTTGCAAGGGCAGTTCCTTTCCTCTGGTACTCTAGGGATCGTATTGGCCAGGATCTTCATAGTCTTCTCCACATTCTTCTCCAAAGTTTCAAATACTTCTTTACGGGTTACGGGCTTCTCAGCCCACACATCGTAATCTGTTACAGTCGCGATATTGACGTAACAGATTTCAGCCTCTCGAGCAAGAACACATTCGGGGATCAAGGTCATACCGATGATATCAGCACCCCATGAACGAAACAGTTTTGATTCAGCACGGGTTGAGAATCTTGGACCCTCGATACATACGTAAGTGCCCCTCTCATGTATCGGATAATTCAACTCTTTACCCACGTTGATCACGACGTTGCGAAGTTCGGGGCAGAAGGGATCGGCCATCGATATGTGGCATACTTGGCTACCTTCATAGAATGTAGATACACGTGATGTAGTGCGATCGATAAATTGATCCGGTACGACGATATGGCCTGGTGCGATACCTTCTCTTAAGCTCCCTACCGCTGAAGGGGCAAGGATCCTTGTAACACCCAACGATTTTAACGCCCAGATATTTGCACGATAATTTATCTTATGTGGAGGTATACGATGTCTTCTTCCATGGCGAGGGATGAATGCGATTCTGCGCCCTTTAAAGTTACCAATAGTCACGAAGTCTGATGTCTCTCCGTAAGGTGTGTATATTTTATGCTCCGTTACATCCTCTAACAGCTCTAACAACTCATAGACGCCGGTCCCTCCTATGATCCCTATCTCAGCCTTTAGCTCACTCATCTACCATCACCATCACTTACCTTTACTCAATATTTTAATCTTAACTCAGCAACCCCATCGCTATTAACTTATCAAGTATGATAGATGCAGCCTCGCTCGGTTGAATCTTATCACTTTCGATGACGATCTCTGGATTCAACGGCTCTTCGTATGGAACATCCACACCGGGGACCTCGCCCAACCCGGCCTTCTCCTTACCACTCTTTAACCTCTCTAAAGCATTCAAGTATATCTTCTTCCTTACGAAATCCTGAAGCCTCTCTGTCTCTCTCTGAATACAAACCTCGATGGGGCACTTGATGTACACTTCGATAAATCTTGGCATAATACTCCTTGCGAACTCCCTCCACCTCCTCCTATGTGCTGTAGCATCTAAGAGGATATTGAGCCCTTCATCGTAGAGAAACTTCGCTATAACCACATAGGCTCTATACACGATCTCTCTTTCACGCTCATCGTAGGTTGGGTTGGGCGTTATAAGATTTCTAATTTCATCGAGTTGTAAATATCGAACATCGACACTTCTCTCTTTAAAGATCTTCAATAGCTCTCTTGCTATGGTACTCTTACCCGAACCCGGTAGGCCTGTGAGCCAGATCGAAAAGGCCAAATACATCACTCGAGATAAGAGTTGACCTTACTCGGTTCGAACGATTTCTCAGCTAGAATATTGTGGGCAAAGTTAAAGATCTTCCTCCTGACCTCATTCGTAATCGTTGGGTACCAGATCGGTGATGCGATTACCAAACATCGGAATGTGTAGAATAGAGGTAGAGCCTCTAATAATTCAAGGTCTTGAGTCTTTTCAAGGTACGTGTTAAGGAATAGATCGTAAAGATCTTGAAACTCTCCCCTTAGCTCTCCATACTTACGCAATGAGAAGAAGATGTAATTTATACTCATCGCCGCCACATCATCGGCAGGTTCTCCAAACTCTCCCCTGCTCCTATCGAGTAGAGTAAAGTCGATACCCTCTCTAAATATTACATTCCAAGGGTGAAAATCGCCATGGACTTGAGATAATCGATGAACCTTCCTCTTCAATCTCCACCTATGCTCGATACACTTCTTTTCGATCTCTTCGAGCTCACCATCTCTAAGAAAACTTAAGTTGTAAGGGTAGCTGTCGGCAAGTCCAAAGATACACTCCCCATGGCCTACGGTATCTCGAATCTTTCTAATGTAGAGCTCCGGATCATCCTTCTTTACATTATGAATCTCTGTAAGGTAGAGCGATAGGGCTTTAACCCTTTCTTTATCAAGATCCATCAACCTCCCTTCACTATATATCCTCTCAAGGTCATAGATGTATTCTCTCCCTTCGACCTTCTCCTCGAGTATAAAAAATTCTTCAACTTCGCCCAACGATAAAAGCCCCCCATCCTTTCTGAATCCACCGATATCGAATACCCTCGCATGCTTCGGGAGTTTATTCCATGTATCATAAGCCAAGATGAGGTTGCTAACTCTATCACTTCGATAATCGTGGCCGAAGCCCCTATCGATCCTCATCGAAGATATTACCACTTGCCTTCTCACACCTTCGATACTGAATGTAACGAGCAATGGGACTCCATAACCATACTCCTTTATATCGCTGACCCTCTCTTCTTTTTCTTTAAGATCTCCGAAGTATTCAACCTTAACCTTCGATTTAAATACGTTAGAGAGGTAGATCTCCAAATCTTTGATATTTAAGAACATCTATACCATCAAAGTTTAACTTTATTCATTTCTTAAGCTTTTATACAGCGATTTATTTTTAGCTAAGTAGTTGTGAGTAATAGATGTGTGTAAATCGATGTTTGCAATATCGGGCAAAGTTGTAAACGTATTTGATGGGGAGGTTAGAAGGGAGACTGTATATATCAAAGATGAAAGGGTATTCGCTGTGGGAGATTATTCGATCAAGGTCGATAAGGTATTCGACCTTTCCGATTACTACCTCCTTCCAGGATTCATCGATGCCCACATTCATATCGAGAGTTCCATGCTTACACCTACCGAATTTGCCAAATATGCTCTTTTGCATGGGACTACATGTTTAGTACTTGAACCTCATGAAATCGCAAACGTCTGTGGCATAAAAGGTATCGAATTTATGTTGAGTAGTAAGGCGCCATTCAGATTCTTCTTCACCGCACCTTCATGTGTACCTGCTACGACTATGGAAACGTCTGCATTTCAGATCGGGGTCGATGAAGTGAAGAGTCTATTAAAGCACCCAAAGTGTGTAGGTTTGGGCGAGCTCATGAATTACGTAGGTGTTATTCAGAACGATCCGAAGGTCATTGAAAAGATTAAGGCTGCGAAGGAGCTCCATAAGGTCTGTGATGGACATGCCCCTCAGCTGAGGGGCCTCGATCTTTGCAAGTATGTGGGTGCTGGTATCCAATCCGATCATGAATGTGTGAATATCAAAGAAGCCTCTGAGAAGTTAAAACTCGGTATGTATATTATGATAAGAGAAGGTTCCGCTGCGAAGAATCTCGAATCCCTAATAGATCTGGCAAAGGGTACTGGTGGTGATAGGTGCATGTTCGTTTCCGATGATATTCATGTAAGTGAGTTGATCGAGGATGGGCATTTAGATAGAATATTGAGAAAGGCCGTATCATTAGGTTTAGATCCCATTCGATCGATCAAGATGGTCACTATAAATCCCGCTCGATACTTTGGTCTGGAAGGTTTGGGTGCGATCGCGCCCAATCACTTTGCAGATATCGTCGCTGTAAAAGATTTAAAGAGATTTGAAGTTAAAGCTGTATTCGTGAATGGAACGCTGGTCGTCGATGATGGTAAACTCATTTATGAGTTTGAACATTCATCGATCCCGAATGAAGTCCTATCTACGATCAGGGTTAGAGATTTCTCTATAGAGGATCTGAAGGTAAGATCTGGGCGTAGAAGGGATGTAAGGGTGATAAGGGTCGAAGCGAACGAAATCGTTACCAAAGGTGAAGTCGCTACGCTCGATGCAAAGGACGGCTTTCTTATACCCGATATCGATAACGATATTCTCCCACTCATCGTCTTCGAAAGGCATAAGATGTCTGGGAATATAGGAAAAGGTTTTGTCTCGGGCTTTGGATTAAAGTCTGGAGCCTTAGCCTCGACTGTAGCCCATGATTCACATAACATCGTCTGTGTGGGTGCAGATTATGAAGATATTGGTGAGGCCGTAAAGGAGTTAAGGAGGGTTGGCGGGGGTTTGATCGCTGTGAATGGTGGTAAGGTTATGGCTGAATTAAAACTCCCCATAGCGGGGTTGATGAGCGATGAGTCTGGTGAATATGTAAAGGAGAAGTTGGAGGATCTCCATGAAGCGGCAAGATCGTTAGGTTGCAAACTCCCATCTCCCTTTATGACCTTATCATTCCTTTCACTACCCGTGATTCCCGAGCTCAAGCTCACCGATAAAGGGCTTGTAGATGTTAATCGATTCGATTTCGTTGAGGTGCTCTTATGAAACTCCTAAGAATGACACCATTTATGACTCGAAAGTTATGCCAGATTATAGTCGATAAGATGTTAAAGGATAAGTTTTATCCGGATATAATAGTCGTACCATTGAGGGGAGGGGCTGTTATAGGCAGGTACCTCTCAGATATCCTCGATCAACCCAGAATCGCCACAATCGCCTGTGAATATTACACAGGCATAAATGAAACTGCCAAAGAGCCGAAGATCACCCAAAGGCTCTCTATATCTGTTAAGGATAAGGTTGTACTTCTGGCCGATGATGTCTCGGATAGGGGCGACACTTTACGTGTATGTTACGAATATATCAAGAAAAAGTCACCGAGGTCTTTAAAGACCGCCACACTATTTATCAAACCATGGAGTACCTTCATCCCCGATTACTACGCTGCCAAGACTCGGAAGTGGATCGTATTCTTAGGTGAGGAGTACGAGACTATTAGAAACCTCTACATTAAGAACGATCTTGAAACTTTAAGAAAGTACTTCTCTGAAAGGGAGATTCAAGATGCCCTGAATCTTTACAATTTGAAGGTCAAAACATTCGGTTAACTATGTAACTATCAATGTTAAGATATTAATTTTGATTTAACATAAATCCATATATGGTTCGATGGTGCATACCAATGTAGGAAGTTGATGCTGGAGCTCTCTTACGAAAAGCTTTTACAGAGATTGAGAAGTAAGATGGGGGAGGAGAAGCCCAAATCCAAAACGGCTCGTATAGAACTCCCTCAACCTCAGATAAGCTGGGTCGGGCGTAAAACGATCTTTCGAAACTTTATGGAATTTCCAAGGTTGATGAGGCGTGATCCGAATAAGGTCCTGATGTTTCTAGCTAAAGAGTTGGCGACCGCAGCATCCATCGATGGTGAAAGAGCCATATTCATCGGGCTCAAAGATCCCCAATCATTCTCAACCCTTCTAAATAGATATATGAAGGAGGCTGTGATCTGCCCCGTATGTAATAGCCCCGATACACATATAGAGAAGTCGAAGAGGCTTCAATTTTTGGTCTGTGAAGCGTGTGGTGCTAGATCTGTGCCGAAGATCGTGTGATAACGTTGGAAGCATCGGATAGATCCTTCGTGGCGAGAATCATTAGGTGGGATGGTGTGACCCTTGTGAATATCTGTGATAAGGAGTTGCTTGGAACGACTGTAAAGGGTAAAGGGATCGAAATGAATATTTCATACGAATATTTCAATGGCGAGCTGGTAAATGCACAGCAAGCGCTCGACCTTGTCCGTTCATCAAATATAGCGAACCTCGTCGGTGAACGTATAGTAAATAAGGTTTTGGAAGCTAACCTTGCATCGGAGAGGGCGGTCAAGAGGATCGGCTCGGTCTGCTTTCTTATGGTCTTTAAATTTACGTGCCGATAATTTCCAGTATCGATCTGAGGTAAGATAAGATTATATCCTTGATCTTACAAATAGAATTAAGGTGCCGTTCGATTGGGTAAGAGGAAGGTTCTGAGTGAGGAAGAGTTAAAGGAACTGGTACTACCTGCTGAAGGGGAGTTACTGGGGAGGGTCGTCAAACTCCTTGGTAGCGATCACGTCTTGGTCAAATGTACGGATGGTAAGAATAGAATAGGGAGGATCAGAGGCAAGCTGAAGAGGAGGATCTGGGTTAGAGATAACGATGTTGTATTGATCGCACCGTGGGACTTTAAGCCCGATGAACGTGGGGATATCATCTGGCGTTACACTCTGGCACAGGTGGACTGGCTCAAGGCCAATGGTTACTTACCTCCAGAGCTTTAAATCTACAAATTCGATGTGAATTTAATCGATGGAACTTTTGTAATTTTGTAAGTTTAATAATAAAGGAGAGGGAATTTATATATATTATATTTATATTAAGAGTTGTAGAGGATGAGAAATAGTATCATCTATGAGGAAAGGATAATTTCCAAATGGATGATAATCATATTAACCGTACCCATAGTTCTTCTTCTCTTCGTATTTTATCAACTATATAGAGAGGGTGTTGAAATTCAACAATTCTTCGGCTATTTTCTCTTAATCATACTAATACTTTTAGGGTTGGTGATGAACTTCAGCACTCTAATCGTCAGATTCACGACCCAATCGATCTCTGTCGGTTATGGAATATTGAAGTATAATATTGAATGGAAAGATATCGAAGATTGTTACTTAGATAAGACCCCAACGATCAAGTATGGGGGTTGGGGTATACGTATAGGGAAGGTTGAAGGAAGGTGGAGGCTCGTATTCAATGTTATAGGCAGTCCTCGAATCGTCCTATCATTAAAGAGGGGCAGATTCAAAGAGTTCGTATTTTCAACCAATGATCCACAGAAAGTGATGGGGATGGTGAAACAAAGGTTGGTAAAATAATGATGATCGTTACGGTTATCCTTTTTATTCTTACTAACCTTATTCATATATGCGCTGATTCAATTCACAATCTCCTAGATCCTTCGGATTTACTCTCATCATACTTTCAAATCCATGATCCTTATCATCACTTAAATATAACTTAAAGGAATTGAGGGGTGGAGATATGTCTGAATTCTTTGAGCAGCCCATCGATAAAAAGATGATGAAGCAGTTAGTGCATAAGATCGGTGCGCTGGAAAGGAGGGATAGATTCTTAAAGAAAGACCTTTCATCAGAGAGGGCGGCTTTAGAAGAGGTATTCGATAAATCCACATTGATGACCCTGTATAAATTGATGAATTCGAATATCTTCAGATACTTACATGGTGTTGTGGATGCTGGTAAGGAAGCGAGGATCTATAGAGGTGAGAGGGATGATGGCTCGAGTGTGGCTGTTAAAATATTTCTTGTTACTACAGCAGAATTCAAGAAAAGGCTCCCCTACATCTTAGGAGATCCGAGGTTCGATAAAGTGAAGAAAGGTACGAGGAATATCGTTGAGCTCTGGGCTCGAAAGGAGTATAAGAACCTCGTCACCGCTTTTAATTCTGGTATTAGAGTCCCCAGACCTATTGCGGTGATGAAGAACGTCCTCGTTATGGAGTTCATCGGTGAAAATGGCAACCCTGCCCCGCTTTTAAATGAAGTTCGAGTGAGTAAGGCTGATTATAAAAAGGTTATATCGATCATCAAGAATATGTATAGAAAGGCAAAACTTGTCCATGCCGATCTTTCTGAGTACAACATCTTTAAGTGGCGTAGAGAGTTGATAGTCTTCGATTTTGGATCGGCGGTCGATATCGGCCACCCTTCAGCCGATCAATTTCTTATGCGTGATATATCCAACATAAACCGATTCTTTATGAAGAGAGGGATCGATGTGGAGCCCGAAGATATCATCTTTAAGAGAGTGGTCGGTAATGAGCTTTGAAAAGGTTGTAAAGTTACCGATGGAGCGAATAGGTGTGTTGATAGGTAAAGGTGGTAAAGTAAAGGCGGAGATTGAGAAGAAGTGTGGTGTTAAACTAGAGGTCGATAGCAAGACGGGGGAGGTAGTGATCAAGAGCACTGGCGACCTTGCCGAGAGCTCCCCTCTGAAAGCCGTCGATATAGTGACGGCGATAGCGAGAGGCTTCTCACCAGTAAAGGCCTTCCGATTGATGGATGAAAATACAGTTCTTAACATAATCGATCTAAAAAATTACGCTGGCAAATCTAAAAGCAATCTACAGAGGATAAAAGGTAGGATCATCGGTTTGAATGGAAAAGCTAGAAGAGTCATCGAAGAGCTTACGGAAGCCAATATCTCCGTTTACGGCCACATGGTCGCAATCATAGGTGATGTCGATCAGGTCAAATCGGCTACAGATGCTGTAGTGATGCTAGCCACGGGGAGCCCTCACAAAGTTGTATACAATATGTTGCAAAGGCTTCGAACGAAGGCGAAGATGGATCGGTTTAAATTGTGGGAGGAGGGGTCCTTTGTCTAAATCCCGAATAGTGTATATGGAGATCTCCCCCAGTGAATTCTTCTATCGAAATAGAGACCTCGCTGGTTTCACAAACCCCTCACGAGCCCTCTACTCTACTGTAAGAGAATTGGTCGAAAACTCCCTTGATGCCTGTGAATTATTTCAAATACTCCCCGAAATCTACATCAGAATATCTGCCTTAGAGCAGAATAGCTCACAACCCGATCCTAAACCTTACGTGATCAAGGTGAAGGATAATGGTCCCGGTGTAGATCCCAAACATGTACCCAACGCCTTTGGCAAGATCTTCTTCGGTTCAAAGTTTCTCCTTCGCCAATCACGTGGAATATTCGGTATGGGTGGTACGATGGCTATACTCTACGGGCAGATCACTACGAATAAACCGGTAACGATATCTACATCTTCAGATGGCAAGACGGTTCATACCTTTGAACTCTTCATCAATATCCAAGATAATGAGCCTCAGATCGTGAGGAGGGCTGAACATCCAGCACATGGGGAGACCGGAACATCGGTTAAAATAACGTTAGAGGGT of Nitrososphaerales archaeon contains these proteins:
- a CDS encoding adenylyl-sulfate kinase — translated: MAFSIWLTGLPGSGKSTIARELLKIFKERSVDVRYLQLDEIRNLITPNPTYDEREREIVYRAYVVIAKFLYDEGLNILLDATAHRRRWREFARSIMPRFIEVYIKCPIEVCIQRETERLQDFVRKKIYLNALERLKSGKEKAGLGEVPGVDVPYEEPLNPEIVIESDKIQPSEAASIILDKLIAMGLLS
- a CDS encoding adenosylhomocysteinase, with translation MQSRIADPSLYLQGEKSYKWAYSNMPTLVKIIEKLSHKRPLENRCIATCLHVTKETSVLIMGLKKLGADVYSAAANPLSTQDDIAAYLVSQGVNVFAWRGESIDEYFDCIRTILRAKPDIVMDDGSDAHVMIHEEGEFANLNLIGGTEETTTGVIRLRALEKAQRLRYPVIAVNNAYTKFLFDNRYGTGQSTFDGILRATSLLIAGKKVVVCGYGWVGKGIAMRARGLGAIVIVCEVDPLKALEARMDGFEVKPLMEAAEEGDIFITATGQTRVIRMEHIERMKDGAILANAGHFDVEIDVANLRKFAENKGEVRKYVEEYRLKDGKKVYLIGQGRIANLVAAEGHPPEVMSLSFSNQLMSVVYLIDNEGKLERKVHNVPMEIDREVAQTTLEVMGIRIDRLTDEQIEYAQSWAV
- the metG gene encoding methionine--tRNA ligase, whose translation is MAKWVVTSAWPYSSDVPHLGNLIGSVLSADVIARFLRMNGHSVIMVSGSDEHGTPVEIEALRRNIPVREFADRNHRLISELFKRWDISFDNYTRTESPVHIKFVQDHYRRIYENGYIFTKDEYIHYCPNDKKFLPDRFVEGTCPYCHAIGARGDQCESCGKPLEAELLINPYCTICHGPTEIRKTKQWFFDLPKLSDQIKHYILNNKYLSENVVRFSLSWIEEGLKPRSITRDTSWGIPAPFEGAEGKTIYVWMEAVLGYVSAVIEYFKNRGEEERWKDYWLDPDTKTAFFIGKDNIPFHSVIFTGLLLASKQNYTLPTVISSTEFLQFEGKKFSKSKRIGIWIDEALELLPADYWRYTLLSIRPESGDVNFTYDLLEEKVNSELNDKIGNFVQRTLSAIKRFMNGEIPYRPEIGEEGKKEIETICETHNKITQSYESFEIQKAVKLTLSQAEEGNRYLNATEPWRLFQTDRKAGEAALYIAARIVKALGVELYPIMPNTSIKILQFLNLEVKDHIPKWSDAVSDFSFPVKIVDFKPLFTKIKKEEIINRLNEIRSMGERSGGR
- a CDS encoding S-methyl-5'-thioadenosine phosphorylase; the encoded protein is MSELKAEIGIIGGTGVYELLELLEDVTEHKIYTPYGETSDFVTIGNFKGRRIAFIPRHGRRHRIPPHKINYRANIWALKSLGVTRILAPSAVGSLREGIAPGHIVVPDQFIDRTTSRVSTFYEGSQVCHISMADPFCPELRNVVINVGKELNYPIHERGTYVCIEGPRFSTRAESKLFRSWGADIIGMTLIPECVLAREAEICYVNIATVTDYDVWAEKPVTRKEVFETLEKNVEKTMKILANTIPRVPEERNCPCKEALKDAVG
- a CDS encoding aminoglycoside phosphotransferase family protein, whose product is MFLNIKDLEIYLSNVFKSKVKVEYFGDLKEKEERVSDIKEYGYGVPLLVTFSIEGVRRQVVISSMRIDRGFGHDYRSDRVSNLILAYDTWNKLPKHARVFDIGGFRKDGGLLSLGEVEEFFILEEKVEGREYIYDLERIYSEGRLMDLDKERVKALSLYLTEIHNVKKDDPELYIRKIRDTVGHGECIFGLADSYPYNLSFLRDGELEEIEKKCIEHRWRLKRKVHRLSQVHGDFHPWNVIFREGIDFTLLDRSRGEFGEPADDVAAMSINYIFFSLRKYGELRGEFQDLYDLFLNTYLEKTQDLELLEALPLFYTFRCLVIASPIWYPTITNEVRRKIFNFAHNILAEKSFEPSKVNSYLE
- the tgtA gene encoding tRNA guanosine(15) transglycosylase TgtA; the encoded protein is MFEVRATDLAGRIGRLKMARGSINTPAILPVIHPVKQIIPPSELKKIGFEAIMTNAYITMKHYGEEAEKRGIHAIVNFDGIIATDSGGYQVLEYGELDTTPLEMARFQEAIGSDIAVVLDKPTGLDVSKQYAEETIKATIMASKQTLEIKERRALWVGPVQGGKYLSLLKTSAREMARLNFDIYALGSPTKIMENYDFKLLMKMIITTKQNLPLNKPLHLFGAGHPLTIPLAVALGCDLFDSASYILYARDDRYMTNRGTVRLEDLFHLECSCPVCSTHTINELKSLDKGEREEKIAIHNLYTLRNEIYATRQAIEEGRLWEYLRTKAQCHPRLWEAFALLHTYYRYLEDGTPLFKQRALFFFDYIDQMRPEVVRYNERLLSDVEIPPERQILILIPEVDYDDLKRISNLHRRLDERLGSDSNKVQICLLSYAHGVIPEELADVYPLIQYESSLHADNRPEVLRSIVNRLKRFLMKRPFQKVILVNRSKSHSSLIKMVQRRIKVYVTIDALNESFDRIAEKVINHLIN